The following proteins come from a genomic window of Oenanthe melanoleuca isolate GR-GAL-2019-014 unplaced genomic scaffold, OMel1.0 S040, whole genome shotgun sequence:
- the PBK gene encoding lymphokine-activated killer T-cell-originated protein kinase — MDTFQSPTPSSRRDKADSGLASVTIPASPFMQKLGFGTGVSVYLMKRSPQGLSRSPWAVKKISSSCSQSQRSLFQQRLREEAQKLRNLQHPNIVGYRALSRAPDGSLCLAMEFGGEKSLNDLIEERREQRLGPFPAPTILHVALSMARGLQYLHTEQRLLHGDIKSPNVVVRGAFDAVKICDVGVSLPLDENLAVSDPELCYVGTEPWKPPEALDPDGIISDRSDIFPFGLTLWEMLALNIPHLPLPESGSEEDSFSEESFDEDSYYAALGTRPALPPEALDPSLESVRELFGACTAREPRQRPAAARIVQALEGNPQP, encoded by the exons ATGGACACGTTCCAGTCTCCCACCCCCTCCTCCCGCCGGGACAAAGCGG ATTCCGGCCTCGCCTCCGTCACCATCCCGGCCTCTCCCTTCATGCAGAAGTTGGGATTCGGCACCGGAGTCAGCGTGTACCTGATGAAAAG gtCTCCGCAGGGATTATCCCGCTCTCCGTGGGCTGTGAAGAAAATcagttccagctgttcccagagccAGCGGAGCCTCTTCCAGCAGAGACTCCGGGAAGAGGCCCAGAAACTCCGGAACCTGCAGCATCCCAACATCGTCG GGTACCGGGCCCTGAGCCGCGCTCCCGACggcagcctgtgcctggccATGGAGTTCGGGGGGGAGAAATCCCTCAACGACCTGATCGAGGAGCGCCGGGAGCAGCGCCTGGGGCCCTTCCCGGCTCCCACCATCCTGCACGTGGCGCTCAGCATGGCCAGGGGCCTCCAG TACCTGCACACGGAGCAGCGGCTGCTGCACGGCGACATCAAATCCCCCAACGTGGTCGTGCGCGGCGCCTTCGACGCCGTCAAGATCTGCGACGTCGgcgtgtccctgcccctggacGAGAACCTGGCAG TGAGCGATCCCGAGCTGTGCTACGTGGGCACGGAGCCCTGGAAGCCGCCGGAGGCGCTGGATCCCGACGGGATCATCTCGGACAGATCCGACATTTTCCCCTTCGGCCTCACCCTGTGGGAGATGCTGGCGCTGAACATCCCGCACCTGCCCCTGCCCGAGAGCGGCTCCGAAG AGGATTCCTTTTCCGAGGAATCCTTCGACGAGGATTCCTACTACGCGGCGCTGGGCACGcggccggcgctgcccccggAGGCGCTGGATCCGTCCCTGGAATCCGTGCGGGAATTGTTCGGGGCCTGCACGGCCCGGGAGCCGCGGCAGCGCCCGGCGGCCGCGCGGATCGTGCAGGCGCTGGAGGGAAACCCGCAGCCGTGA